Part of the Candidatus Delongbacteria bacterium genome, CATCCGGATCCAGGTGCTGAACGCGACCAATGTGTCCAAACTGGCGGCCCGGGGCGGAGAGACCCTCAGCCGCAAGGGCTACGATGTGCGTGAGACGGGCAATTCCCAGCGGGAACGCGGCGGGAACACGCGCGTGTACAGCCGGATCCAGGATACCGCCGCCGCTCTCCAGGTGGCCAGTGATCTGGGGCTGGGTTCCGAGCGGGTAAGCCTGAAGCCCGACCGGGAGCTGGTGGATGTGGACGTGACTGTGGTGATCGGTGTCGATCATCGCACCATCGGCGCACTGGGCGCCGGCAACTGAAGCGGGAGTCTGTCTTGAAGAGTATCTATCTGGCCCGTCGCCTTGCGCGCATGGCCTGGGCCAAGAAAGCGGAAGACATTGTGCTGCTGGACGTGCGCGGCCTGTCCGATGTCTCCGATTTTCTGGTGATCTGCACCGGCAGCGTGGGTCTGCACGTGCGCGCGATCACCGATTTCGTGGTGGATCAGGCCCGCGAACTGGGCGAGCGCGTTTACATCACCGAGAAGGACTCGGACGAGTGGATGATCGCCGACTTCGTCACGGTGGCCTTCCATTGTTTCCAGCCCGCGAAGCGGGAGTATTACGATCTGGAACGCCTCTGGCGGGACGGCATCCGCATGCCTGTGGATGAGGAAACCGGTACGGCGATGAGCCTGAAGGATGCCCAGGACCAGGCGGAGGCGCGTCGCAAGACGGCCGATGCTCCCGGCAAGAAGAGGAGTGCCCAGGGGTGAGCAAGAGCATTTTGGTGGTGGGATCGACGGCCCTCGACTCGGTGGAGACCGTGGCCGGTCGGGTGGACGACGCGCTGGGTGGCAGCGCCTTTTTCTTTTCGGCGGCCGCCAGCCTGCTGGCACCCGTGGGACTGGTGGGCGTGGTCGGAGGGGACTTCCCCCGCGACGAAATCAACTTTCTGGCCGAGCGCGGTGTGAACCTGGACGGGCTCGAAACGGTGCCCGGCGGGCTCACCTTCCGCTGGGGCGGACGCTACCACGAGAACATGAATGATCGCACCACCCTCTTCACCGACCTGAATGTCTTCGAGAGCTTTGACCCGCACATTCCCCACGACCAGCGCAGCGCTCCGGTGCTGTTTCTGGCCAATATCCAGCCCACCTTGCAGCTGAACGTGCTGGATCAGATGATCGGACCGGAGCTGGTCGTGACCGACACGATGAATCTCTGGATCAACCTGGCGCGTCCGGAGCTGCTGGAAGTGGTGCGCCGCACGGGCATCTTCATCGTCAACGACGAGGAAGCCCGCATGCTCACCGGCGAAACCTCGCCTCTGCGCGGGGCACAGGCCCTGCAGGCGATGGGGCCGCATACCGTGATCGTCAAGAAGGGCGAGCATGGAGCCCTGATGGTGGGCCCCGAAGGCCGGCTGTTCTCGATGCCCGCCTGGCCGCTGGCCGACATCACCGACCCCACGGGTGCCGGCGATACCTTCGCCGGCGGTTTCGTGGGCAGCCTGGCCCACGATGGTGCCTGGGGCTGGAGCCAGCTTTGCCGGGCGATGGCCTGGGGCAGCGCGATGGCCAGCTTCTGCGTCCAGGACTTCTCGGTGAATCGTCTGCGTACCCTGGACCTTGCCCAGGCCCGCGAGCGCTTCGAGGGCTTCAGGGCTCTCACCACCATTCCTGCCTGAGGAAATCCAGATGCCCTCATCCCCCGTGCCTCTGCTGGGGCTGTCTCCGCTTGAATGGCGTGACGCCCGCATCTGGCTGGTGGATCAGTCCTCCCTGCCCGGCACCCTGCAGGAACTCCCGATCAGCGACTGCGAACGCCTGGTGCAGGCGATCCAGCGCCTGGAGATCCGGGGTGCTCCGGCTCTTGGTCTGGCGGGCGCCTGGGGAGTCGCGTTGGCCTGTCATCAGGCCTTGCCACAACGTGCATTCAAAGCGGAGGTCAGGCACTGGGCCGCCCGTTTGCGGGCCGCACGCCCCACGGCGGTCAACCTGGTCTGGGCCGTCGATCGCGTCATGGCCCGACTGGACCAGGAAGCCGATGGAACCTGCTGGCCCGCTCTGGCAGTAGAAGAGGCCGGCCGCATCCAGGCAGAAGACCGACAGGCCTGTCATGATCTCTGCACGCATGCGCTGGACTGGATTGTGGATGGATGCTGGCTGACGATCTGCAATGCCGGGCCTCTGGCCACCAGCGGCATCGGCACGGCGCAAGGAGCCCTGCTGAGGGCCCACGCCGAAGGACGCCGGATCGAGGTGCTGGCCTGCGAGACCCGTCCGCTGTTGCAGGGAGCGCGGTTGACCACCTGGGAAATGCAGCGGGCAAACGTGCCCTGCCGCCTGATCACCGACAGCATGGCCGCGGCGGCCATGCGCCAACTGGAGGTCAAGGGAGTGATCGTGGGAGCTGACAGGATCGCCGCCAACGGGGATACTGCCAACAAGGTGGGAAGCTACAGTCTTGCCCTTGCCGCCAGATTCCACCAAATTCCGTTCCTCGTTGCAGCGCCCGAAAGCAGCCGCGATCCGCAGTGTCCGCAGGGAATCGACATCCCGATCGAAGAACGCGATCCCGCCGAGGTGCGGGGCTTTGCCTGTCATGGCTGGGATCCGGTTCGCTGGGCCCCCGGGGACGTCGCCTGCTGGAATCCGGCATTCGATGTGATTCCCGCTGAACTGATCACCGCCATCATCACTGAAAAAGGTGCCACCCGGCCAACCTCTCACCGGGGTGCCGGACATCCCCACAAGGACTGATGCCATGAAACGCACGATCATCACCCTGGCCCTGCTGGGCCTCATGAGTCTGCAGGGCTTTGCCAAGTCGATGGAGCAGACCAGCGCTCTCATCTATTACAAGCAGGGCGATTACACCAAGGCCCTCGAGTTCGCCGAGGCCGGTCGCGACAAACACGTTCAGGAAGCTCCCTTGTATTCGCTGTTGGTGGAGCTCTACGCTCGCCAGGACCGCTTTACCGAGATGAACGAGGCCTACAAGCTGATCTCCAGCGTGTCGGACACGGAGAAGAACATCCAGAAGGCACTGAAATCGGCGGACCAGGTCATTGGCAAGATCTGGGTCCCCAACTTCAATCAGGGCGTGGAAAATCTGACCAAGGCCAACGAGCAGTTCGAAGCTCATGATACCACGGCCTGCCGCGCCAGCTACGACCAGGCGATCGCCGGATTCGTTCAGGCTCTCAAGATCAAGCCCGAAGATCATCCCACGCGCAAGGCGCTGGCCAACACCTGGCGAACCTCGTGTTACACCTATCCGCGCGAGGAGCAGTTGCGCCGCGTTGGGGAATCCGTGGCGATCTGGCAGAGCATGCTGGACGAGCACCCCGATTCCTCGGCCTTCCAGCTCGAAATCGTCAAGTTGTGGGACATTCCCCGCGAATCACGCAAGACCATCGAGGCGGCGGATCTGTACACCGAGCACTTCGGTGAGAACAGTGAAGTACTCAAGCTGGCCGGCTACGCCCACTCGGAACTGGCCAATGACGAATCCGACGAGGCCCAGAAGAAGGCACTCAAGCTTGAAGCCATTGAGTACATGCAGCGTGCCCTGTCCCTGGACCCGACCGATCCCGACCTGAGTTTCGACATGGCCTTCCTGTATGGCCAGCTCAACGATTTCGAGAAGTCGCTGTCGCAGTACACGGCCACCCTGGCCCTGCCGGGCCTCGATCCCGAACTGACCTTCGAGTGTCACAAGCAGATGGGGCTGGTGGCCCTGATGGCCTCGCAGGAAAGCGATGACGAGAGCTGGCTCGAGCGCAGCATCGCCGCCTACGAGAAGGCCTATGCGCTCAAGCCGGAAAGTGCCCATGTGCGCAACAACCTGGGCATTGCCCTCCTGCGCCTGGGAGCGGCGCGCGGTGACGCGGAGATGATTGGACGTGGCAACGGGCTGATCGGAGGCTGAGAGACAGTTGGCTGCCGGAGCGTTCCAGGATCTGCCCGTCCACGTGGCGGTGATCATGGATGGCAACGGCCGCTGGGCGAAGTCCCGGGGGCTGCAACGGGTTGCGGGTCATCGGGAAGGTGTCAACTCGGTGCGCGAGCTGGTGGAAGTGGCGGGCGAGCTGGGCATTGGCTATCTCACCCTGTATACATTCAGCTCGGAAAACTGGGAACGCCCCAAGGCCGAAGTCTCCGCCCTGATGAACCTGCTGCTGAACACCATCCGCAAGGAGGTCAACCGCCTGCACGCCAGCAATGTGCAGGTGCGCGCCCTGGGGTTTCTGGAACACCTGCCCTCCGGGCCCCGCCAGGGGCTGACCGAGGCCATCGAGAAAACCCGCGACAATACGGGTCTGGTGCTGAGCCTGGCCCTTTCCTATGGCTCACGTCAGGAGATTGCCCACGCCATCAACCGGATCATCGCCGACGGCCACAAGCAGGTCGATGAAGCGCTGATTTCCCGCTACCTCTTCACGGCCGACCTGCCCGATCCGGACCTGCTGATCCGCACGGGAGGCGAGTACCGTCTCTCCAATTTTCTGCTCTGGCAACTGGCGTACACCGAAATCTACGTGTGTGACCGTCCCTGGCCCGAGTTCCGCCGTCAGCAGTTCATGGATGCGCTGAAGGTCTACGGCAACCGCGAACGGCGCTTCGGCAGGACTTCCGAACAGCTTCAGACATGAAACCCCGCCGCTGGGTGCTTGTGAGCACACTGGTCCTGCTGCTGGTGGGCACGTTGCTCACCGGGGCCTGGTACCTGCTGGACATGCCCGAGCGACTGCGCCTGCAACTGCTGTCCGGCATGGAGCGCGCGGGTCTGCGTGATGCCAATCTCGAGCAGGTGCTGCCGCGCCTGATGGGTCTGGAACTGCGTGGCCTGACCTTTGCCAGTGCCGACACGACGGTGCACGTGGAGTGCCAGCGTGTCACCGTGACCGTGTCACCCGTCCGCTGGATGCTGAATCCCCGCCAGACTCTCTCCCTGATCAACAGCATTCGTCTCGACAAGCCACGCCTGTTCTGGCGCCCCGGCTCCGGCCGGAGCACGGACGCGGGCTTTTCCTTCGAACTGGACAGCATGGTCGGGGAAGAACTGCGTCGGCTGCTGCCCACCGTGCCGCGGATCCGTCTCACGGATGGCTCGCTGGTTCTGGTTGGCCAGGGCTGGAACCTGGCCCTGCTGGATCATCTGGAAGGATTGGTCTGGCACAGCGAGCATCACCTCGAAGTGCTGGTGGAAAGTGATGTGCCACGCGGTTCGCTGGCGGCGTCCGACACGCCGGGGGCCGAGTCCCGTGGCTTGAAACTGCGGGTGGACCTTGAACCGGAAAGTCTGGATGGGGAGTTCCGCCTGGATGTCCAGCAGCTGCGTCTGGGCAGTCAGCTGCTTCCCGGGCTGGATCGGCACCTGACGGGAGAGCTGCACGCCCGGGCGTCCCTCTATGGGCGGCTCCAGGCCGGAGTGCTGGACAGTCTGTCCGGTGGTGGCGAACTGGATGCGCCCCGACTGAAGGTGACCGGCCTGGATTCCCTGCTGGATTTCAGGGCGGAGATGGAGCTGGATCGCCACGAGTTTCGACTGCTGTCCGCCGAACTGCAGTGTGCGGGCCAGACGCTGGTGGGGCAAGGCAGCGTGGACCGCGAGTATCACCTGGACTGGACGCTGCACGAACTGCAGCTGGCGAAACTGGCCTCGATCCTGCCAGCCGGAATCATCCAGAGTGATCTTTCCGGCAAGCTGAATCTGGCACTGTCGCTGCGCGGTGCCCTGAAATCCCCGGGCCTGCGCGCGGAGATGGATGGCCAGCTGGTCCTGGACGGAGTCACCTGTGATGCCTTCGGAGTTCGGGTAGCGGGCGGATTGGACAGTCTGGTCGTGAGCGATCTGCGTGCCAGCGGCCCCCGTGGGACGATTCGCGGTTCGGGCCTGGTGAAGCCGTGGCTCTCGTCGCCCAGAACGGTGCTGGAACTGAATCTGGATCTGCCACTTGCCCAGGGCACGGGAGCTGCCAGCCTGCTGCGCGCGGATCAGGCACTGGAGCTGCTGGCGGTGCTGCAACTGGACTCAGAGGGGCCTCGTGTACACTTCACGGGAACCCTGGGACGTGATCCCGTGGCCCTGCATCTGATCGGCCAGTGGCGCGATCAGGTACTGAGCTGCCAGTTCCTGGACACTTCCCAGAACGCGACCGGCAATCTGGAACTGTCGACCAGCGCAGGCCTGCCCCGGCTGCATCTGGAGCTTGCCGAACTGCTGGACCCGTTGCGGGCCCTGCTAGCCGACTCACACCCGCTGCCAACGCACACCGGATTGTCACTCACGCTTGACCGACAGGGCAGCCAGTGGTTCCTGGATCTGGGCCTGCAGAGCCCAACGGCCTCCGGTCAGATCAGTGGCCAGCTGGCGACGTCCGGCACGGGCGCCCTCGCTTTCGACGGCATGTTTGACGGCCAGACCCGTTTCAACGACCCCCTGGAAGGCAGTGTGTCCTTGAGGCTTGAGGATCAGCGTCTGGAGCTGGACAGTCTGCGCCTGCTGAACAGTCTGGTGCTCACCGGGGGCCTGAATCTGGCCACCCGCGATTACCGGCTGGAACTGGACTCCGGGCCGCTGCCCCTGCGCACCCTGATGAACCTGCTTCCCCGCGAGGAAGCGGCCCCCGAGATGGGGCAGGTGACATTGCTGCTGGCCGGCGAAGGCAATCTGGACGATCCGGGCCTGCGGGGCGCGATTGACTACAGCCTGCAACTTCCCGACAGCAGTCTGTTGCGCTGGTGGTCGCCGCTGGAGATGAGCATGCACTGGATCCATGCCCCGGGAGGACAACTGCGTCTGGGGCTGACCGATCTGGCCCGCACGGAGATCGGGTTCGCGCCCGACCTGAGCACGGGTGCCGGGCAGCTCTGGCTGGATGAACTGGAGCTGTCCAGCCTGCTGCCCAGGAACCCCTACAAGCTGTCGGGACAGATCATGGGGCAGGCGCGCCTGCGTCTGGATCACGGCAAACCCCGCCTGATGCTGGCCGAACTGGACATGGCCCGGCCCTCGGGAATCGGGCTCAGCTTCGACCGCTTGAGCGTGCGTGCCTCACAGCTCCCCACGCCCGATGAGGATGGCCGCCCCGTGATCCAGCTGGACAGTCTGGTCCTCAGGCGTGATGGCATCGAGCCGCTGACCCTGCGAGTCGAGGGGCAACTGCCCACCGAGCGTGAGGCCGAAATGGACCTGAACGCCACGCTCTCGGGCAATCTCTTCCAGCTGGTGGCCCGGGAGAACACATTCATCGAAGCGGGTCAGGGCCGAACCGACGCCCAGGTGCGCATCACGGGCACGCCGGCCAATCCTCTGGTGCTGGACGGCAACCTGACGCTGAGCAATGGACGCCTTGATCTGGAATCCGTGTTCACCCGGGTGCGGGATCTCAATCTGGACCTGCGACTGGTGGATGGCGAGCTGGAGATCCGCCGCTGCGAGTTCCATTCCGGCAAGGGCAGCGTACGGATCCGCAATCGGCCGGGTTGGGTCACGGAGTCCGGCGAGGAACTGCAGCCCTGGCAGATCTTCGGTACCAACCTGGGT contains:
- the rsfS gene encoding ribosome silencing factor; this translates as MKSIYLARRLARMAWAKKAEDIVLLDVRGLSDVSDFLVICTGSVGLHVRAITDFVVDQARELGERVYITEKDSDEWMIADFVTVAFHCFQPAKREYYDLERLWRDGIRMPVDEETGTAMSLKDAQDQAEARRKTADAPGKKRSAQG
- a CDS encoding sugar kinase encodes the protein MSKSILVVGSTALDSVETVAGRVDDALGGSAFFFSAAASLLAPVGLVGVVGGDFPRDEINFLAERGVNLDGLETVPGGLTFRWGGRYHENMNDRTTLFTDLNVFESFDPHIPHDQRSAPVLFLANIQPTLQLNVLDQMIGPELVVTDTMNLWINLARPELLEVVRRTGIFIVNDEEARMLTGETSPLRGAQALQAMGPHTVIVKKGEHGALMVGPEGRLFSMPAWPLADITDPTGAGDTFAGGFVGSLAHDGAWGWSQLCRAMAWGSAMASFCVQDFSVNRLRTLDLAQARERFEGFRALTTIPA
- the mtnA gene encoding S-methyl-5-thioribose-1-phosphate isomerase, translating into MPSSPVPLLGLSPLEWRDARIWLVDQSSLPGTLQELPISDCERLVQAIQRLEIRGAPALGLAGAWGVALACHQALPQRAFKAEVRHWAARLRAARPTAVNLVWAVDRVMARLDQEADGTCWPALAVEEAGRIQAEDRQACHDLCTHALDWIVDGCWLTICNAGPLATSGIGTAQGALLRAHAEGRRIEVLACETRPLLQGARLTTWEMQRANVPCRLITDSMAAAAMRQLEVKGVIVGADRIAANGDTANKVGSYSLALAARFHQIPFLVAAPESSRDPQCPQGIDIPIEERDPAEVRGFACHGWDPVRWAPGDVACWNPAFDVIPAELITAIITEKGATRPTSHRGAGHPHKD
- the uppS gene encoding di-trans,poly-cis-decaprenylcistransferase — protein: MDGNGRWAKSRGLQRVAGHREGVNSVRELVEVAGELGIGYLTLYTFSSENWERPKAEVSALMNLLLNTIRKEVNRLHASNVQVRALGFLEHLPSGPRQGLTEAIEKTRDNTGLVLSLALSYGSRQEIAHAINRIIADGHKQVDEALISRYLFTADLPDPDLLIRTGGEYRLSNFLLWQLAYTEIYVCDRPWPEFRRQQFMDALKVYGNRERRFGRTSEQLQT